In the Candidatus Rokuibacteriota bacterium genome, one interval contains:
- a CDS encoding creatininase family protein, with protein MSIHLLEEISSPALDALPRESTVVILTASPLETHGPHLPLGVDAYTGRYFAQAMAERLVAERPGWHVVLAPTLHLGTFAFETVGTVTMRQRVVRDLLVDYGSALARAGFRHLLISNGHGGPGHLVALEEASAIVSRRYGVTMASVTGYLAWGLMSGRYVPKFEAALGRPITDEEREAFSEDAHGGWWETSMMLLLRPDLVGDGWRDLPAARYSMAHRLIPNYPVRNGGQGYVGHPALADPEFAKATLTVLMDEAMDLVRGLLDGRLRPSRGRSPFFAMPFFRTNFWPVAAGVGAVALALLFSKKKTQGGKT; from the coding sequence GCCCGGCGCTCGACGCGCTGCCGCGCGAGAGCACCGTGGTCATCCTGACCGCGAGCCCGCTCGAGACTCACGGCCCTCACCTGCCCCTCGGCGTCGATGCCTACACGGGCCGGTACTTCGCCCAGGCGATGGCCGAGCGCCTCGTCGCCGAGCGTCCGGGCTGGCACGTGGTCCTGGCGCCGACGCTCCACCTCGGCACCTTCGCCTTCGAGACGGTGGGCACCGTCACCATGCGCCAGCGCGTGGTGCGGGACCTGCTCGTGGACTACGGCAGCGCGCTCGCCCGCGCAGGGTTCCGCCACCTGCTGATCTCGAACGGCCACGGGGGACCTGGGCACCTGGTTGCTCTCGAAGAGGCCTCGGCCATCGTCTCGCGTCGCTACGGGGTGACCATGGCGTCGGTCACGGGCTACCTCGCCTGGGGGCTCATGTCGGGGCGCTACGTGCCCAAGTTCGAAGCCGCGCTGGGCCGGCCCATCACGGACGAGGAGCGGGAGGCTTTCTCAGAGGACGCGCACGGCGGCTGGTGGGAAACCTCGATGATGCTCCTGCTCCGGCCCGACCTGGTCGGTGACGGCTGGCGCGATCTCCCGGCCGCCCGCTACTCCATGGCGCACCGGCTCATCCCCAACTATCCGGTGAGGAACGGCGGGCAAGGGTACGTGGGCCATCCCGCGCTGGCCGACCCGGAGTTCGCCAAGGCGACGCTGACCGTCCTCATGGACGAAGCGATGGATCTCGTGCGGGGCCTCCTGGACGGGCGCCTCCGGCCCTCGCGCGGCCGCTCGCCGTTCTTCGCCATGCCCTTCTTCCGAACCAACTTCTGGCCCGTTGCCGCCGGCGTCGGGGCGGTCGCCCTCGCGTTGCTGTTCTCGAAGAAGAAGACCCAAGGAGGCAAGACATGA
- a CDS encoding Lrp/AsnC ligand binding domain-containing protein: MKAYVLIETAAGKTKQVKKALAKVKSPRASVSAMDAVTGPYDFIAVVEGQTLDAIGSLVTDAIGIIDGVTRTTTCVAVTVG, translated from the coding sequence ATGAAAGCTTACGTGTTGATCGAAACGGCGGCCGGCAAGACCAAGCAGGTCAAGAAGGCGCTCGCAAAGGTCAAGAGCCCGCGCGCCAGCGTGTCGGCGATGGATGCCGTCACCGGCCCCTACGACTTCATCGCAGTGGTCGAGGGCCAGACCCTCGACGCGATCGGCAGCCTCGTCACCGACGCCATCGGCATCATCGACGGCGTCACCCGCACCACGACGTGCGTCGCCGTGACCGTGGGGTAG
- a CDS encoding DUF222 domain-containing protein — MQSHVAPVTASQHPFAELDRLGDEIAELSAHLDAATARLLSMIREFDARGGWNTGFRSCAAWLSWRVGLDLGAARERVRVARAIETLPLLAEALARGELSYAKVRALTRVATPETEARLLGVGRAGTAAHVERIVRGWRVVDRRAEARETALRHAGRALHVSQDEDGMVVLRGRLEPEIGALFIQALAAAREALYQRARVPDGDAGPMGVSAETPSMAQRQADALALLAETALHHGLDPGTPGERYQVVVHIDAQALAEPDQPGQSVLEDGARVSAETSRRLACDASRVVMRHDEEGRVVEIGARTRTIPPALRRALHHRDRGCRFPGCGVSNGQGHHLRHWAHGG; from the coding sequence ATGCAGAGCCATGTCGCACCTGTGACCGCCTCGCAGCATCCCTTTGCGGAGCTCGATCGGCTCGGCGACGAGATCGCCGAGTTGTCCGCGCACCTCGACGCCGCCACCGCGCGCCTGCTCTCCATGATCCGGGAGTTCGACGCCCGGGGGGGATGGAACACGGGCTTCCGCTCCTGCGCCGCCTGGCTCTCCTGGCGGGTGGGGCTCGACCTGGGCGCGGCCCGTGAACGGGTCCGGGTGGCGCGCGCCATTGAGACGTTGCCCCTCCTCGCCGAGGCCCTGGCCCGCGGGGAGCTGTCGTACGCCAAGGTCCGCGCCCTCACCCGTGTGGCCACGCCCGAGACCGAAGCGCGGCTCCTCGGTGTGGGGCGCGCGGGCACGGCCGCCCACGTCGAGCGAATCGTGCGCGGCTGGCGGGTGGTAGACCGGCGGGCCGAGGCGCGGGAGACCGCGCTGCGGCATGCGGGCCGGGCCCTGCACGTCTCCCAGGACGAGGACGGCATGGTCGTCCTCCGGGGACGGCTCGAGCCTGAAATAGGCGCGCTGTTCATACAGGCGCTGGCCGCCGCGCGCGAAGCCCTGTACCAGCGGGCCCGCGTGCCGGACGGGGACGCCGGGCCCATGGGCGTTTCCGCGGAAACGCCCTCGATGGCCCAGCGGCAGGCCGATGCCCTGGCGCTCCTGGCGGAGACGGCGCTCCACCACGGCCTCGATCCGGGCACCCCGGGCGAGCGCTACCAGGTGGTGGTCCACATCGACGCCCAGGCCCTGGCCGAGCCGGATCAGCCGGGCCAGTCCGTCCTCGAAGATGGCGCGCGCGTTTCCGCGGAAACGTCCCGGCGCCTGGCCTGTGACGCGAGCCGGGTGGTGATGCGCCATGACGAGGAGGGCCGCGTGGTCGAGATCGGGGCCCGGACGCGGACGATTCCCCCCGCCTTGCGGCGAGCGCTCCACCATCGGGACCGGGGCTGCCGGTTCCCCGGCTGCGGCGTGAGCAATGGCCAGGGGCATCATCTCCGCCATTGGGCGCACGGCGGT